atggcgagccggttgatgatctcgccctaatgaggagggcgtataccaacaagaagaccggccagattgatgacggtcttgtgagggacgtggtcgacctggtccaaactcaggtggtagacgaagtgtctcagcttcaaaccgaggatgacgcttcgacggcttcgaccaacttgtcccggtttcgaatcaacgaaatcgttgaatccgtaagttcttttttttaaaagttcaattcatttatttcttggtttaaatttgtaaatttggctattttctattcagtcggttccaaagaagaagggacgtttggtcggtttgggtcgtcgcacccggtcggttcctccttcttctgcaccaccgccctttgttgatccagaagtacttacggctcagttgaaggacaaagatgatcgtatatctttgttggagacccagatggcggctcaacaggcgggctatgaggcacagaggaggctgaaccagcaaatgatggagatgatgcagaggatgtacccgaacgaggtgttcccggacgtgccagacccgtagttttttttttccaaaaactcggaatgttttatttttatttgtgaaactttgaatattaattaatatgatttcaattttaattttaatttcatattttcgaatttaaatttcagaaattttttttttttttaaattaatattttttacattccgaggaaattaattatattttttactcgatcgatcgatgcgtttttggacataaatccatcgatcgatctgtttacaaaaaaacgtttggaatataccgagggacatgttcctcggaatattccgaggaatatgtccgtcggtatattcctatcgatcgatgtatatatgtccaaaaacgcatcgatcgatgaacgtccgagaaaatatcccgacgaagttctccctcggtatatttcgacggaattccgaggaaacaaacttccgaggaaattccgaggaaagaagaaattccgaggaaagaagaaattccgaggaattatttccgatgacttgtttcgtcggtatatcgtcggaataacgatattccgacgaaattccgacgatttttttcctcagaatccttgctgttttcttgtagtgatcgtTTTAAAATCTTCCGATCATACTTCACTTCAATTGTGCTAATTAATCCTTCTAAATTTAGTTACCAACTCTCAATATACAACTAAAATTTATGGTTTATATGTGCGTGTAAATGTGTAGTTAGTTGGTTTGGTTTACCAACCTCTCTATTCTCTAACATCTATGCATGCATCTGGCCATCAACTTATTAGCGCAAAGCAATTAGAAGACAAAACTGACCCATGGATTTTAATTATGAGTAATAACGGGATATTATCATGATCTGCTAATAAAATAGTTAAATCGTTTATGGTGCATAAATCGTAGTTGTATAAGGTTgtctgtatttttattattttgcaaTATACTTATTTATACAAATCAACCATAAATCACAGATGTGTAAGGTTCTCtgtattttgattattttgcaatCTACTTATTTATACAAATcaaacaataaatttatttacaagtTTTCTACAAATATGAGAACAACAAACTAATCTATTTgctgacaaaaagaaaagaaaagaaaagaaacatgcaTGTCtatattgtttacaaaaaaaaaacatacatgtCTATATTATTACAATATAAAAACACTTTTTCGAAACTTATAATTACACAGTCTTAATCTTACATAATTACAATACAAAAgtgtgtttaattttatatcgtAATCTGCTAATAAGTTGTataacgatttttttttcataaactaAAGCTAggaaaagttcaaaaaaaaaaactaaagctaGGAGACTTGTGATATTATGTGATACGAGCCGCAAAGAAACATCATGTTATGATATTAGTTCTGTATTGCGTAGTACGTACCACTATATTTTTAGCTTGTGTAGAATGTATAGGTTAGTACCTTTCTAAGAACAGTATATTGatcataatatgaaaatatagtGGTACGTACTACTTAGAAATGGAGGCTCAATTTATTTTCCCTTTGTATTACTAAGGAAgcaatctttctttcttttgtccttttctcttttcttttagaTAAGAGAGTGATTCCATTACCATCTGTACACACAACCACTATTGGCCCGCAGTGTTCAATTGTTGCTAGCTTCTGCattcaacaaataaaaataaacgttttgttttttctttcaacATTATCTATCAGAATATTCTTATAGATATTGTTTCGTAAACTTCAAGCACATTTTTCGTTTTTATAGGAACTATGGAAACGAATATGACATCAAAGTAAGAATCACATATGAGGTGGAAAGATAAGGGTCGGAAAAGATTTATAACACAGAGTATAAAGCTTTTCTGGTGTTGCGATTTTTTAGGGATGTGTTTTTATGTCTAAGTATAAAGAAAAGAAGGATATATGGGGTATTTTCTTAGAAGATACAAATAGGCTCAATGAGctgaatttttatttgaattgttaatattttagtttatggaAGAGCAAATGATTATCTACTACTCGATCTCTACCTAgctattatgtttatatataaatcaattgtaAAGATGCCTTAGATATGAAGCtaagaatatatataacaaattcaAAGATTCTTATTGTAATATATTAACTCACAATGTTATTGGTCCATATATAGCACAAACATTATTCCATATCCATATATTACAATAATTGAGGATGTTCTTCTAACAATTATTAGAAAGTGAACCAATAATAATGTGGTTAGAACTTGCAACACACAAGATATGATAAATCAATTGATTAGGAAAACTGCATATGGTGGGGTATGACATGTAATGTAATCACCTCCAAACTTGTTTGTgggaaaaaatatatacacaaatGGATATAATGATAATGTCTTTAGATTAATTATTGTATAAGTTTTGTGCCCATGTGGTACAATGTCCAAGTTTGATCATATTCTAATAtccactaaaatattttaacttatttatctgataaaaaaaattaataagtttTTGAGATCCAAATAGTTGTTAAATACTTAAtgcatttttcttttaattatagcAAACACATGATAACAAAATAGAGTTCATTTACATGCAAAACACTGTTTTTTGTTTTagcaaaatatattatagaacAAAGACAAATAATTATTGGATAAATAAAGTTGACATATTTGATGTAATATATTATAGGATAATCTCATTAGGATTAGGATACAAATTTTCGTATAAACACTCTATTTGGTTAATCATGCACACACTTTTCATTTTCTTACATGGTATGAGAACATAAAGATCTCTTCTTTGGATATTCAGTATACGTTATATCCTTCTGACAATCTAGGTGCACTAACTACATCTGTATTTATGAAGATATAACTATTCTGAGTGGGCTACCAATTTTGGAATTATCTTAAAGCAAAACAAAAGATTGGCTTCACTGACAGCACCATTCAAAAGCCGACTTCCAATCTCGAGTTAACTCGATGAACATCTACAAACTTCATGATTTCACGTTAGATTCGCACATCAATCGATATGCATGTTCGATCGACTGTCTGTCTGCAAGCATCTCTTGGAAGATGAAACAAAATTGCAAGCATAACATACAATTTGTTCTTGAATACTATGGAAACGTTCAAATCTGCTACTACGTGTACATGTGCTGTTTCTACCGAGCTTGAGAAATAACATGAAGATGTTAAGATATACAAATTTCACTTCGGTTTATATGAGatttgttttaatacaatccAGTCTCAAATAATCGATGAGGAACCTCTACTGACCTCAACATTGTTTACTTACGTGCCATTCGAGCACAATAACATCAAAGTAATATGAGATCTGTGGAGGTTAAACATGATGCATTAAGATTTTCGGCTAAGGTCGATTCTATGAATTCTACACCTACTACATCCAGTGTTGTTGCTGTAACTTCTCGCAGACGCGATTCCAATTGTTCTCCATGGATATCTGAATTGTTTTCTCGAACAACAACAACGCTTTGCTTGGTGAGGGTTTTCTAGTTCAAATAACCATGGTCGGGGAGGTCATTTTTCTAACTCAGGTGGACAAGGACGTGGTTGTTGAAGGGTTGCTTCCGCTTCAATTAATCCAACCGTCTCTCATATTCCTACAGATCATATCATGACACTCTTGCTCAACCGCCCTATAATGTTTGTTCTCCCACTCTAGTCACATGTAAAACACCTTATCCAATTGCAACTTATCTATCTCAAGCTAGTGTTCATTTCTACTATAATATATGTGGTCGAACCAACAACTTGTCTTAACAAATGTTTAGAATGACTGTATGGACGATTATTATATAACATTTGAGGTAAACCGTACTTGGGATATCACTATGCTTCCTCCTGAGAAAAAAGGCAATTGGAAATAAGTGGttatacaaaatcaaatacCATTCAAATAATAAGGTTGCTCGTCACAAATCTCGTCTAGGTTCACTTGGAAACATCCAACGTGAAGGTTTAGATTATATGGATAAGGTTGCTCTGGTTTTAAAACCAACTACATTTCATTGTCTTCTTGAAATTGCTTCTGCAAAGAGATGATAACTTCATCAAATGGATTTCCACAATGCTTTCTTACATGGTGATTTGAAAGAAGAGGTTTACATGCGCTTGCTTCCCGGTTTTGAAGATCATGATCCTACAAAGATATTTCATTTGTGTAAATCAATAGACGGACTTAAATATTTCCCTAAATTTTGGTTTGCCAAACTAAGTACAACGTTACAAGACTGTGGATTCAAGCACAGTCGTGCGGACTAGTATTCAGTATTTTAAGAGCTACCTTTACCAATACTTCCACATGAAAGATCTTGACAAACTCAAGTACGTTCTGGTTATCGAAGTTGCTCGTATGAAGGAATTTCCTTATCTCCCATCCTAAGTATGCTTTGGACATTATTAGCAAAGCTGGACTTCTTGGTGCTAGGCTGATGAACCCCTTATGTCGCGATTACTTTGTCCCTGATACTTTAAAGGATGAACTTATGGTTTGAGAGAGATTGAATCGATTCTAAACTTGatgaatgattaaataaatttgaatgGTCTTCAGTGAGGATCTATGAACTGATCAACACTTATGTAGATGTGTCCTTGATTGTAAGAGATGTTCCCACAAACAATGATCAAGGACGAGTCTTCTTGCAGAGAATGAACTTCTAGCAGTCGATGTTCAGTGATGAACAAAAGATTCACAGCTTGTAAgagagtttttatttaaaaaaaggtGAATACTCTTATTCATGTCGTGCATCCTCCTTATATAATCTTACAATGTGTGAAAAACTAGAAAGAAAGTAGAAAACTAGGCAAAGACTTTTTAGAAAACAAGAATTTGACTGAAACTAAAAACTAGGCAGTTTCAGTTTGTAGAACCAAGATGTTGAATATTGACTGGACTTTGAAAGAATCTTGCTTGACCACGACCGGGACTTCCTTTGTTGATATTGTATGATTAGAATGGGTTTGAAATAGACTGATCAATGGGATGGTCGAATTTGGCTTGAAACAAATCCAAAGTGAATTGTTATGGCTTTATTCATGGGCTTAATCAATTCTCTTTGGTCTGAGAAAGACTCATTTCGTGCAACAGCTAAACCAGCTACATCTTCAGTGTCATTCACCTCATCCAGCTCTAGGTTAGTGTCACTTAGCGCACTCAGATCATCCAGCTCCAAGTTATTGTCATTTAGCTCATCCAGCTCCTCTACACTCACTTCAGCTGGTTTCAGCTCATACACACTCTCTTCAGTTGGTTTCAGCTTGTCCTCAGCATCATCAGTTAGTTACAGATCGTCCAAGATTGTATAGCTGATCATGGTTACATCATCCCCtccttcaaaaagatttgtcctcaaatctgtatCTTCTACATCAAAAGGAAACATATTAGACTCGAGACAAAGCttcaagaagagaaacatattatCAACAACAAAGTATAGTTTtggacagaaacttccttggagttttgaagacATTTTCCTCAAATACTTCCATCTCTAAATCTCAGGCTGATAGGCATAAATGAGATCAATGAGCTggatgagctaagtgacactgacTTGGAGatggatgagctgagtgagctcAGTGACACTAACCTAGAGCTGGATGAGCTGAGTGGCACTGAAGATGGAGTTGGTTTAGCTGCTGGATGAAAAGGGCCTTTCTCAGACCAAAGTAAGTGATTCCGCCCATGAAGAAAACGATAACAAATTCACGTTGGATTGTTTCAAGCCAAATTCGACCAGCCCATTAATCAATCCATTTTAAGCTCATTCTGTCATAAGATATCAACAAAGGAAGTCTTGGTCGTGGTCAAGCAAAAATCTTTCAAAGTCCAGTCAAGATTCAACATCTCGGTTCTACAAACCATATATTTTTGTAGATTTAACATCTAGGTTCTAGAAAGTTCTTCGTATTCCTAAACTTTCATATTACATGTTTTAGATGCTCAAtaataccaatttttttttgtagtatcAATCATTTTGATGTTAACACAACAAATTGCtttctaaactatatataatataactatcAGTAGTATGACggataatatttaaattaaaacatcacaAATAAATACTACTGAAGTGGACTTTAAAATACCGGATAAATTCTTCCGAgaattttttcaagaaaaactcATTGTGGATATATCAAGGGAATTACCAAATGATAACTGACTAAAAGCATCTCGTAAAATCTTCTAAAGATTACTAGGCAAGCTATTAGTTGcacaataattaaaattgatAACAATTATTGTATCCTAATATTTAAAACCTGATAAAGTTGAGCATATGTAcctatttttgaaattatcaaCATGTTTAGCAGAAGGATCAAACCATATTGTATGACACTAAAAGCATTTgatatgattattttaaaatttagactAACAAATTAGTATCCGACttgaatataaataaaactgcacatataataaatgaataaatattgtTCTACATTTTTATAAGATTTGACAGACATAAAACGCAAGATACATATCAAAACCGCATCCATCTTCTTTAATGTGTATATGCAAATGTTCTTTTCACATGATCTCCTCATAAAATGCACTTAAGGCCTTAAAGGTAAcctatcttatatatattttagttaacaATATATCTTTGTTTATATGATATACATAAGAACACCACTTACTTTGTAGGGCGCAAAATCATTTGGAGTTTAGAtgaattaattgattttattttagtcttcacttcTTCGACGTTACCAACCTAACTGATTTGTCCAATGACATTTGTCAAGTCCAACAAACACAAAATGTCAAAATTACGAAATGATGATTTTTTcgaacaaaataatatataagcatATAGTTACATATCTATGCTTTCCTTTCATATTTTCTATCTAAGATATCACCAAaatcagtaaaatatttttctggtacaaaatcaagaaaatttGTCAAAGCTTTGGTCCAAGTTATTCGTTTAATAGACCATTTGTATGGAAATGAGATGGTAATGAATTCACCACCGTATATTTTTTAGACTAAAAATGTTGATTCACAAAGTTTCCCCATCATGTAGAAGATGCTTATGTTTTTGTAAAACCTCATTCTCAATAGATGCACGCAATATGATACcctttatttaccaaaaaaaaagatgcatTAGTATTCTCATATGTAGTGAAGAACATTAAAATCggttataaataataaatagtacATGAACATTACACTATCTTTTCATCCACGAGGATTAACTCAATAGAGTTCCTGTTATGGAGTTGGAAAGTTCATTTGTTGATAGTCTTTACAAGAATGTCATGAGTCTTACTGGATGGTTCTAGCACGTTCACCTAAATTTAGTATGGAACATTTCTTAGGAAAACAACATTTTTGCGTTAAACGATTGGGTTATACATGAGAggaagatttatatatatatatatataagtttttgaCTAGTTAACCTATGAGTCATAAGAACATTTCCAAGTACATCAGTAGTACTGTATTTAAACGATTTGGTTCAAATATAGTATCTTACCTACCGATGTATTTAAATTACTGGTTAAACGatttgtgatatatatatatatatatatatatatattggaatttttttttacaatggtGAAATCGTACTATTCGTGAGAGAATTTTGGTGATTTGATATATaggaaatataatttttgtgaaCAATATCAAAACTGTATCAAAGTTTACGTGGTtatcaattaataaaatattatgatagatatataaaataatatatcgtGTATCACTTTTGTCCTGAAACcttaaccctaaaacctaaaattaaacattatatgtatataaacgtaaaccctaaacaataaaCGTAATTAGTATGTATAAAGAACATCATATGTAATtaatgtattaatatatgatttcgAAACAATACTATAGAATTGGAAAACTATATGAATTCAATCAAACCAACATTGTATATTGAAACCATATATGTTGCATAAACCCTATAAGGAAATTAATCACAAAAGTATCAATCATAAATCAAAGTTTATAATATGATGGGCAAATCAAATGAATTCGAATGAGAAATCATCTAGCGAGTTTTGATTAGGATAACCACACAATTTAACACAAACAAGATTGAAATATGGTAACTAAAAATCGTTTATTTAAGCTAATCTGGAATTAACTATGTCAGCAAGTTTATAAAGACATGTCATTTATATCATGTCACATTTtagaaccaatcaaattataatttttcagtTAAGCATGTCTTCAATTAATAGTATAATGTTTATATAAGAATTTtaggttaaataaataaaatagtaagaAAATAATCTAATAGATATCGACTTAGAATCTAAAGTTTTGAAGTGTAGTTTTAATAAGTTTTGGAAATTTGAGTTTGTTATCAATTCTTCACATGAGAGAGAAACAATTTACATTCAAAAGTACAAATGTCTTCTTTCTTTACATAATAACTTGGAAAACAACATACAAATTGACGACTAGGCTCAAGCCTTGAGGAAATGGTACTTAGATTCAACGTAGCTCTCTGCGTCCCATAAGAAAGATCCAAAGGTCACAGCTTCCAAAACCAACGTAGCAAGACCCGAGAAACTCAGAGACAGAACCTCATCGTTAGACGTATCCAGCTTACCGTCCTCCAGTATCCTTATGTCCGGTCGCCCAAAGAGCGCCTGAGTCTGCTTCTCTATCAGCGACATGGCTTCTTTAGACCGTATCGTGGCGTATCTCTGAAGCGTATCCGAGTCCAAGTACGTAACGTACGATCTCAACCCGTAAGACGACGACTCATCTTCATTCCTCTGTATTGCGTACTCATCAGGATCATATTCCTCTGGTTGGATCCGGATCAAGGAATCCGGGTCCCATAACGGGTAAGGAGGGGAAGGTTCTTCGTACCGTTCCCTGGTTTTGTCAGGCCGTTTGGGAAGTGTGTTCATGGTTCTCTCAAGCTGGTATCTCTGGTCGATTCTTCTTAGGAAGTAGCCATACATGACAGAAGCAGCATAGAGTTTCCCGAGTTTGATCTTGCTTATCTGAACTATGGAGCTTAATGGACCGACTGCAGTTCTGTCTCCAAGAACCGAAGAAAGGTGACTCTGTATCATCTCGAACGCTTCTGCAGAGTGAATGACTTCAAGCTTCTCTTCTTGGTTTGGCCATAAGTCTATCCGTCCTGCTGGGTCTGAGGTTGGTTTAATCTGAGGGATCATGGAGATTTCTTTCTCCACAAATCTATGCACCACTAAGCAGTAAATGATCTCTGCCAATGTTTTACGTTTTTCCTTATCCTTAACTTCAGATATCCTCCTGCGAAAGAGAAAGAAACTGCTAATATAACATAGCCTAGGTTTAAGCAAGAGAGGATAAAAGACTTACTTAGAGAGACTGTCTTGCGAAGAAGACGATTCGGCTTTGAGATTCTCGTTTTCGGTGGATAACTTGTCGAGCTGCTGATCGACAGTGACGGGTAAGAGATGAGGATGAGTCCTAAGAATCTGGTCCAGAAGCTGTCCCACAGGAGATTCCAGCTCAACAGGAGCAATCGGGGCAAAGTTGTCGTCTTCTCCTGAGGCTCTCACTGTCACGCCTCTTCCTCGCCCGTTCTCAGCGTTGTTGCTGCTACTTCCAAGCTTGGGGATACAGAACGAATGGCATCTCTGTATATAACAACGAAAGCAATAGCAAGAACATAAACTGAGAATCCATCAGAACATAACATGAGCTACCAAGTGTCCGAGCAGATTAAACTAACCTAACCTAACGAAATACAGAACGAAGTAGACGAAACGACGAGTTTCACCTGAGGAAGAAGCGATGGAGAAGTAGAGGGAGGAGAGAGGAGCTTCGAGAGGGAGTGGTAGTGCTTGAAGCAGAGGCAGCCATAGCTGCCGATTGCTTGCATTTTTCTTCTTGGTTTCGATTTTTCAGAAAGTATCTCAGAGATGACTACTACCAAATTGTGGCTCAGGTTCTACAGAGACTCCTCTTATTAgctccaaaaataaataaattaataaactatgTAGAAAATAAACCACTAAGAGCACGCCACGTCATTATAATTGTTGGGCCACAATCAGCTcttatacaaatttaaattcaGGCCCAAAACGTTTTCAACTTTGGTATCTGAGTTGATGATCATCATCGTtgttgttttttcttgtttgaCTGTAGCATGCCACGTGGAAGAAGCACACGAACGGCGCAATGCAAGACGCTTCGATTCCTTTACCTCTTGTCTTTTTCACCTTTCCTGAAATAATATCTCAGATGCACCCAACATGTGGGGGCTTCTCATCTGTAGCAAGGTTAGTGTTTAGTTAAGTTACTGAAACTGAAAGGAATCATTAGCAATAGGAATAGGATGGATAGGATTATTATTCTACCAAAAGAGGCTATCCGCCGCATTGTCTCCTTTCTTTCTGCAAAGGAGGCTGTTTTTACATCTATTACATCTATTCTCTCAAAAAAGGAAGTTCTACCTAAGATGCTGAGATCGGGCTGATCCAGCTTAGCATGATCTT
This region of Brassica napus cultivar Da-Ae chromosome C5, Da-Ae, whole genome shotgun sequence genomic DNA includes:
- the BNAC05G28960D gene encoding UV-B-induced protein At3g17800, chloroplastic, producing MQAIGSYGCLCFKHYHSLSKLLSPPSTSPSLLPQRCHSFCIPKLGSSSNNAENGRGRGVTVRASGEDDNFAPIAPVELESPVGQLLDQILRTHPHLLPVTVDQQLDKLSTENENLKAESSSSQDSLSKRISEVKDKEKRKTLAEIIYCLVVHRFVEKEISMIPQIKPTSDPAGRIDLWPNQEEKLEVIHSAEAFEMIQSHLSSVLGDRTAVGPLSSIVQISKIKLGKLYAASVMYGYFLRRIDQRYQLERTMNTLPKRPDKTRERYEEPSPPYPLWDPDSLIRIQPEEYDPDEYAIQRNEDESSSYGLRSYVTYLDSDTLQRYATIRSKEAMSLIEKQTQALFGRPDIRILEDGKLDTSNDEVLSLSFSGLATLVLEAVTFGSFLWDAESYVESKYHFLKA